The following coding sequences are from one Helicoverpa zea isolate HzStark_Cry1AcR chromosome 4, ilHelZeax1.1, whole genome shotgun sequence window:
- the LOC124629577 gene encoding formin-2 isoform X1 — protein sequence MGNIQTNEKQSKTGKSPAKGKHFMRNLNRKSPGRDSKKHGRKKSDAKRDAIDREFDKTPDSDINEPIEISDNDTVECVFKTLRQGEGAESASVQSEVTVTRCEPRPRSPTRDQLPAAAPPPALSPANDSTSESVFTDPLTPLAVELNQCYYSAESDSAPDDLPRTLTPSLAAARPASVAMTIDMPHDDAACSLSTDDMEKEEKNDVFDDSGDKSENEKVMGSAFSGLCGDHRAERNLERISHECDHDFLDNRVKACPGQTSFTVSKHRKVELPPVACEPLALLDTVVSDKDRRHSSVSDVPMSDSNVLRKVASLTLDKLTESRVVRPKFVPDKVDFKQYEKFEGQMLLNWFVSSITENNHLKSLLSIQDQRNLGIQYCTDLLAAGVLRQISDKDAPTENIFKPNLMYYWAHMEAPALQPVTPGRLHTSVWPPDKDSFNFTQDNNQRDLENNKFFSQNNNEEISDIDEAKVVISQLKKKLQELEFQLEKYRITTQIESLNKNLDKRLDSINEYNLLKFKTELISKEVQTSNFANELTKLSNKPVINIPEYDTLRTNVNIDKTIDLSSLEHKSEMAISSKPDVRSEKIVNYCKLNKSRDCNKSYRKDDLSELSNTEEVKKNTDQTSACSSDASFLSTYTSTELITYSAKSSTDLEKYEEPTVVLGTTANTFNIPPTQVLYTTVDIKQKVSNSQSSLDQSSNISLDQENISSSAESDDKTHLPTADQSPELAMSVESVPNTELSVVTQLTPIGAKLTSQIEPFHPPPLPGMPPPPPPMPGTPPVSPGLDSPHSQTFEKYPSLTIRPDDTTSPSTVPEAARQSLTPEISTAPPPPSMPDVSPEPQTPSMGPPPPPIPEMVQPTLPSSDMAPPPPPMPGTGSSPLHVRGIAPPPSMPDWGLPPPMPGTGPPPPPMPGTGPPPPPMPDMGPPPPPMPGTGPPPPPMPGIGPPPPPMPGMGPPPPPMPGMGGPPPPPMPGMGPPPPPLPGPFPPPLPGMGDTISPGIPGIPPPPPPAMSSGPVPFPAPPVGGWNVQRATLRKTPVKPAAPMKPLYWTRILAVPPAPVAQPEHSGNFKPLWLEIEETKLDNIDEFTDLFSRQVVKAPVKKKVEVKTKIQPIKILDSKRSQNVGILAQSLHVEFSEIENAIYNFDTSVVSLEALHQICELRATEEELALIKDHLKNKPEIPLDRPEAFLQDLSGIPNFAERISCFMFQAEFEDAASTTMHKLDNLKHTCEFLMTSEPLKKLFAIILTLGNYMNGGNGQRGQADGFGLEILSKLKDVKSKQSNVTLLHFIVRTYMRACGGALSEGCALPVPEPGDVTRAATLDFADVADNLNALRKQLDGCKDKMKKVIDTDVRNLNEDSPNDEAKKRLEVFQDKMTTFLNAAEEKLKTENENLDECRAKFIATVKFYQYTPKRGKLEDCEPKEFFSLWTSFCSDFKDIYKKEEQIAIKEKLKEAKKLQEERKPMTQPKKEGGLKARLQKLSRK from the exons ATGGGGAACATACAAACCAACGAAAAACAATCCAAAACCGGAAAATCCCCTGCTAAGGGTAAACATTTTATGCGGAACTTGAACAGAAAATCACCAGGAAGAGACAGCAAAAAACATGGAAGGAAAAAAAGTGATGCCAAACGTGACGCCATCGACAGGGAGTTTGATAAAACGCCAGATTCTGATATCAACGAGCCGATCGAAATATCTGATAACGATACGGTCGAGTGCGTGTTCAAAACATTACGGCAAGGGGAGGGCGCAGAGTCGGCGAGCGTGCAGTCGGAGGTAACGGTGACCAGGTGCGAGCCGCGGCCGCGGTCACCGACCCGCGACcagttgcccgccgccgcgccgccgccggcgcTCTCGCCCGCCAACGACTCCACCTCCGAGTCAGTGTTTACGGACCCGCTCACGCCGCTCGCCGTCGAGCTCAACCAGTGCTACTACTCCGCCGAGAGCGACAGCGCGCCCGACGACCTGCCGCGCACCCTCACGCCGAGCCTGGCAGCCGCGCGGCCCGCGAGTGTCGCCATGACCATAGACATGCCGCACGACGATGCCGCCTGTTCGCTCTCCACTGATGACatggaaaaagaagaaaaaaatgacgTTTTCGACGACAGCGGTGACAAAAGCGAGAATGAAAAGGTTATGGGATCTGCATTTTCGGGGTTGTGTGGCGACCACAGGGCCGAACGGAATCTAGAAAGAATCTCCCACGAGTGCGACCACGATTTCCTCGACAACCGAGTGAAGGCTTGCCCCGGGCAGACCTCGTTCACGGTGTCGAAGCACAGGAAGGTGGAGCTTCCACCAGTGGCCTGCGAACCACTCGCTTTGCTAGATACCG TGGTGTCAGACAAGGATCGGCGGCATTCGAGTGTTAGTGACGTGCCAATGTCCGATTCGAATGTCCTGAGGAAGGTGGCATCTCTCACTCTCGACAAGCTCACCGAGTCCCGGGTGGTGCGCCCGAAGTTCGTCCCCGACAAAGTCGACTTCAAGCAGTATGAAAAGTTTGAAG GTCAGATGCTCCTGAACTGGTTCGTATCATCAATAACGGAGAACAACCACTTAAAATCCTTGTTAAGTATTCAAGATCAAAGAAACCTTGGGATTCAGTACTGTACCGATCTTTTGGCCGCTGGTGTCCTTAGGCAGATATCAGACAAGGATGCGCCCACTGAGAATATATTCAAG CCAAATTTGATGTACTACTGGGCTCATATGGAGGCACCGGCACTACAACCAGTGACCCCGGGCAGACTGCACACGTCCGTGTGGCCGCCTGACAAAGACTCCTTTAACTTCACACAAGACAACAACCAACGGGATCTTGAAAACAACAAGTTTTTCAGCCAAAACAATAATGAAGAAATTAGTGACATTGATGAGGCAAAAGTAGTAATATCTCAGTTAAAGAAGAAACTCCAAGAATTAGAATttcaattagaaaaatatagaaTAACCACACAAATTGAATCACTCAATAAGAACTTAGACAAACGTCTAGATTCCATCAATGAATATAACTTATTGAAATTCAAGACAGAATTAATTAGCAAAGAAGTACAGACTTCAAATTTTGCCAATGAACTTACTAAGCTATCAAATAAACCTGTGATAAACATACCTGAATATGACACTCTAAGAACAAatgtaaatattgataaaactaTAGATTTAAGTAGTTTAGAACATAAAAGTGAGATGGCTATTTCTAGTAAACCTGATGTCAGATCTgaaaaaatagtaaattattGTAAGTTGAATAAAAGTAGAGATTGTAATAAAAGTTATCGTAAAGATGATCTGTCAGAGCTTAGCAATACTGAAGAAGTAAAGAAAAACACAGACCAAACCAGTGCTTGCTCATCAGATGCCTCATTTCTCAGTACATATACATCCACTGAATTAATTACATATAGTGCAAAAAGCTCCACAGACttagaaaaatatgaagaaccCACTGTTGTATTAGGGACAACTGCAAACACCTTTAATATTCCACCCACCCAAGTTTTGTATACAACGGTTGATATAAAGCAAAAAGTATCAAATAGTCAGTCATCACTGGATCAGTCAAGTAATATCTCATTGGATCAGGAAAATATTAGCAGTTCAGCTGAATCAGATGATAAAACTCATTTACCAACAGCTGACCAGTCCCCAGAGCTAGCCATGTCGGTTGAGTCTGTGCCAAATACAGAACTTTCTGTGGTAACTCAACTCACGCCAATAGGAGCCAAACTAACTAGTCAAATTGAGCCATTTCACCCTCCACCTTTACCTGGCATGCCTCCTCCCCCTCCTCCAATGCCAGGGACACCTCCTGTGTCGCCAGGGTTGGACTCACCCCACTCTCAAACTTTCGAAAAATATCCATCATTGACTATAAGACCAGATGATACTACTTCACCAAGTACAGTTCCAGAGGCAGCCAGGCAATCACTTACACCTGAAATAAGCACTGCTCCACCTCCTCCGTCAATGCCGGATGTAAGCCCGGAACCACAAACGCCGTCTATGGGTCCTCCGCCGCCCCCCATTCCCGAAATGGTTCAGCCAACCCTTCCTTCATCCGACATGGCTCCACCACCTCCACCTATGCCGGGAACGGGGTCTTCCCCACTGCACGTGCGTGGCATTGCGCCTCCACCTTCCATGCCTGACTGGGGGCTTCCACCTCCCATGCCTGGCACCGGTCCACCACCGCCACCAATGCCCGGCACGGGCCCTCCTCCGCCACCAATGCCTGACATGGGCCCTCCCCCACCACCGATGCCTGGCACGGGTCCACCGCCGCCACCGATGCCTGGCATAGGCCCTCCTCCACCACCTATGCCTGGCATGGGTCCACCACCCCCACCAATGCCTGGAATGGGCggcccaccaccaccaccaatGCCTGGCATGGGCCCACCTCCACCGCCTTTACCTGGTCCTTTTCCACCGCCTTTACCAGGCATGGGCGACACGATATCTCCCGGTATACCGGGCATCCCGCCTCCCCCTCCTCCGGCTATGTCTAGTGGGCCTGTGCCTTTCCCAGCACCTCCAGTGGGAGGATGGAATGTTCAAAGAGCAA CTTTAAGAAAAACCCCAGTAAAGCCGGCTGCACCCATGAAACCACTGTATTGGACACGCATTCTAGCGGTGCCACCAGCTCCTGTCGCCCAACCAGAGCATTCAGGCAACTTTAAACCCTTATGGTTGGAAATAGAAGAAACCAAGCTAGATAATATTGACGAATTTACTGATCTGTTCTCGAGACAAGTCGTAAAAGCGCCTGTCAAGAAAAAAGTCGAAGTCAAGACTAAGATTCAGCCGATAAAGATATTGGACAGCAAAAGATCGCAGAATGTTGGCATTCTTGCACAAAGTTTACACGTTGAATTCTCAGAGATTGAGAATGCTATTTACAATTTCGATACGTCGGTAGTTAGTTTAGAAGCGTTGCATCAGATTTGCGAATTG AGAGCCACAGAAGAAGAGTTGGCACTAATAAAAGATCACCTGAAAAACAAACCTGAGATACCACTAGACAGACCTGAAGCTTTCCTACAAGATTTATCTGGTATACCCAACTTTGCAGAAAGAATATCCTGCTTTATGTTCCAAGCAGAATTCGAAGATGCAGCTAGCACAACTATGCACAAACTAGATAATTTGAAACATACCTGTGAG TTTCTGATGACTAGTGAGCctttaaagaaattatttgcAATCATCCTAACTCTTGGCAACTACATGAACGGTGGAAATGGTCAGAGAGGGCAAGCTGATGGATTTGGTCTTGAGATTCTATCTAAACTCAAAGATGTGAAG TCGAAGCAATCGAACGTGACGCTCCTCCACTTCATAGTGCGCACGTACATGCGCGCGTGCGGCGGCGCGCTGAGCGAGGGCTGCGCGCTGCCCGTGCCCGAGcccggtgacgtcacgcgcgccGCCACGCTCGACTTCGCTGATGTCGCCGACAACCTTAATGCGCTTAGGAAGCAGTTGGATG gATGCAAAGATAAAATGAAGAAAGTGATAGACACCGACGTTCGTAACCTTAACGAGGACTCTCCTAATGACGAGGCGAAGAAACGTCTGGAGGTGTTCCAAGACAAGATGACCACATTCCTGAACGCTGCCGAAGAGAAACTAAAGACTGAAAACGAAAACTTAGACGAATGCCGCGCGAAATTCATTGCGACTGTTAAGTTTTATCAGTACACTCCTAAACGTGGAAAACTGGAAGACTGCGAACCGAAAGAATTTTTCTCACTGTGGACCTCATTTTGTAGCGATTTCAAAGATATTTATAAGAAAGAAGAACAAATTGCAATTAAAGAAAA GTTAAAAGAAGCCAAAAAACTTCAAGAAGAAAGGAAACCTATGACCCAGCCTAAGAAGGAAGGTGGCTTGAAGGCGCGCTTACAGAAGCTGTCCAGAAAATAA
- the LOC124629577 gene encoding formin-2 isoform X2 gives MQLSTNRVNFTNSSVAQFNYVTFFSQFRSRRKGVQDIGNVLRLHNDDFALFRAEITAKTKLLRAVSKCLRHNRALVLYAPQKKLTMKVPKTLQWFRFQMFVFNRENYKVSIECDLKMSTIVMQVSVQSDTTVLCSVDISKDRLTAGEMLHIHICQMLLNWFVSSITENNHLKSLLSIQDQRNLGIQYCTDLLAAGVLRQISDKDAPTENIFKPNLMYYWAHMEAPALQPVTPGRLHTSVWPPDKDSFNFTQDNNQRDLENNKFFSQNNNEEISDIDEAKVVISQLKKKLQELEFQLEKYRITTQIESLNKNLDKRLDSINEYNLLKFKTELISKEVQTSNFANELTKLSNKPVINIPEYDTLRTNVNIDKTIDLSSLEHKSEMAISSKPDVRSEKIVNYCKLNKSRDCNKSYRKDDLSELSNTEEVKKNTDQTSACSSDASFLSTYTSTELITYSAKSSTDLEKYEEPTVVLGTTANTFNIPPTQVLYTTVDIKQKVSNSQSSLDQSSNISLDQENISSSAESDDKTHLPTADQSPELAMSVESVPNTELSVVTQLTPIGAKLTSQIEPFHPPPLPGMPPPPPPMPGTPPVSPGLDSPHSQTFEKYPSLTIRPDDTTSPSTVPEAARQSLTPEISTAPPPPSMPDVSPEPQTPSMGPPPPPIPEMVQPTLPSSDMAPPPPPMPGTGSSPLHVRGIAPPPSMPDWGLPPPMPGTGPPPPPMPGTGPPPPPMPDMGPPPPPMPGTGPPPPPMPGIGPPPPPMPGMGPPPPPMPGMGGPPPPPMPGMGPPPPPLPGPFPPPLPGMGDTISPGIPGIPPPPPPAMSSGPVPFPAPPVGGWNVQRATLRKTPVKPAAPMKPLYWTRILAVPPAPVAQPEHSGNFKPLWLEIEETKLDNIDEFTDLFSRQVVKAPVKKKVEVKTKIQPIKILDSKRSQNVGILAQSLHVEFSEIENAIYNFDTSVVSLEALHQICELRATEEELALIKDHLKNKPEIPLDRPEAFLQDLSGIPNFAERISCFMFQAEFEDAASTTMHKLDNLKHTCEFLMTSEPLKKLFAIILTLGNYMNGGNGQRGQADGFGLEILSKLKDVKSKQSNVTLLHFIVRTYMRACGGALSEGCALPVPEPGDVTRAATLDFADVADNLNALRKQLDGCKDKMKKVIDTDVRNLNEDSPNDEAKKRLEVFQDKMTTFLNAAEEKLKTENENLDECRAKFIATVKFYQYTPKRGKLEDCEPKEFFSLWTSFCSDFKDIYKKEEQIAIKEKLKEAKKLQEERKPMTQPKKEGGLKARLQKLSRK, from the exons ATGCAACTGTCAACAAATCGTGTGAATTTCACTAACTCGTCGGTAGCACAGTTCAATTATGTTACGTTCTTCAGTCAGTTTCGATCGAGAAGAAAGGGTGTTCAAGACATCGGCAATGTTCTACGTTTGCATAACGATGATTTTGCGTTGTTCAGGGCGGAAATTACAGCTAAAACTAAATTACTTCGTGCCGTATCTAAGTGCTTGAGACATAATCGTGCGCTGGTATTATACGCTCCACAGAAAAAGTTGACTATGAAAGTGCCAAAGACTTTACAGTGGTTCCGttttcaaatgtttgtttttaatagaGAGAATTATAAAGTTAGCATAGAGTGCGATTTGAAGATGTCCACTATTGTGATGCAAGTTAGTGTTCAGAGTGACACAACAGTGCTGTGTTCAGTCGACATTTCAAAGGACCGTCTTACAGCAGGAGAAATGTTACACATCCACATAT GTCAGATGCTCCTGAACTGGTTCGTATCATCAATAACGGAGAACAACCACTTAAAATCCTTGTTAAGTATTCAAGATCAAAGAAACCTTGGGATTCAGTACTGTACCGATCTTTTGGCCGCTGGTGTCCTTAGGCAGATATCAGACAAGGATGCGCCCACTGAGAATATATTCAAG CCAAATTTGATGTACTACTGGGCTCATATGGAGGCACCGGCACTACAACCAGTGACCCCGGGCAGACTGCACACGTCCGTGTGGCCGCCTGACAAAGACTCCTTTAACTTCACACAAGACAACAACCAACGGGATCTTGAAAACAACAAGTTTTTCAGCCAAAACAATAATGAAGAAATTAGTGACATTGATGAGGCAAAAGTAGTAATATCTCAGTTAAAGAAGAAACTCCAAGAATTAGAATttcaattagaaaaatatagaaTAACCACACAAATTGAATCACTCAATAAGAACTTAGACAAACGTCTAGATTCCATCAATGAATATAACTTATTGAAATTCAAGACAGAATTAATTAGCAAAGAAGTACAGACTTCAAATTTTGCCAATGAACTTACTAAGCTATCAAATAAACCTGTGATAAACATACCTGAATATGACACTCTAAGAACAAatgtaaatattgataaaactaTAGATTTAAGTAGTTTAGAACATAAAAGTGAGATGGCTATTTCTAGTAAACCTGATGTCAGATCTgaaaaaatagtaaattattGTAAGTTGAATAAAAGTAGAGATTGTAATAAAAGTTATCGTAAAGATGATCTGTCAGAGCTTAGCAATACTGAAGAAGTAAAGAAAAACACAGACCAAACCAGTGCTTGCTCATCAGATGCCTCATTTCTCAGTACATATACATCCACTGAATTAATTACATATAGTGCAAAAAGCTCCACAGACttagaaaaatatgaagaaccCACTGTTGTATTAGGGACAACTGCAAACACCTTTAATATTCCACCCACCCAAGTTTTGTATACAACGGTTGATATAAAGCAAAAAGTATCAAATAGTCAGTCATCACTGGATCAGTCAAGTAATATCTCATTGGATCAGGAAAATATTAGCAGTTCAGCTGAATCAGATGATAAAACTCATTTACCAACAGCTGACCAGTCCCCAGAGCTAGCCATGTCGGTTGAGTCTGTGCCAAATACAGAACTTTCTGTGGTAACTCAACTCACGCCAATAGGAGCCAAACTAACTAGTCAAATTGAGCCATTTCACCCTCCACCTTTACCTGGCATGCCTCCTCCCCCTCCTCCAATGCCAGGGACACCTCCTGTGTCGCCAGGGTTGGACTCACCCCACTCTCAAACTTTCGAAAAATATCCATCATTGACTATAAGACCAGATGATACTACTTCACCAAGTACAGTTCCAGAGGCAGCCAGGCAATCACTTACACCTGAAATAAGCACTGCTCCACCTCCTCCGTCAATGCCGGATGTAAGCCCGGAACCACAAACGCCGTCTATGGGTCCTCCGCCGCCCCCCATTCCCGAAATGGTTCAGCCAACCCTTCCTTCATCCGACATGGCTCCACCACCTCCACCTATGCCGGGAACGGGGTCTTCCCCACTGCACGTGCGTGGCATTGCGCCTCCACCTTCCATGCCTGACTGGGGGCTTCCACCTCCCATGCCTGGCACCGGTCCACCACCGCCACCAATGCCCGGCACGGGCCCTCCTCCGCCACCAATGCCTGACATGGGCCCTCCCCCACCACCGATGCCTGGCACGGGTCCACCGCCGCCACCGATGCCTGGCATAGGCCCTCCTCCACCACCTATGCCTGGCATGGGTCCACCACCCCCACCAATGCCTGGAATGGGCggcccaccaccaccaccaatGCCTGGCATGGGCCCACCTCCACCGCCTTTACCTGGTCCTTTTCCACCGCCTTTACCAGGCATGGGCGACACGATATCTCCCGGTATACCGGGCATCCCGCCTCCCCCTCCTCCGGCTATGTCTAGTGGGCCTGTGCCTTTCCCAGCACCTCCAGTGGGAGGATGGAATGTTCAAAGAGCAA CTTTAAGAAAAACCCCAGTAAAGCCGGCTGCACCCATGAAACCACTGTATTGGACACGCATTCTAGCGGTGCCACCAGCTCCTGTCGCCCAACCAGAGCATTCAGGCAACTTTAAACCCTTATGGTTGGAAATAGAAGAAACCAAGCTAGATAATATTGACGAATTTACTGATCTGTTCTCGAGACAAGTCGTAAAAGCGCCTGTCAAGAAAAAAGTCGAAGTCAAGACTAAGATTCAGCCGATAAAGATATTGGACAGCAAAAGATCGCAGAATGTTGGCATTCTTGCACAAAGTTTACACGTTGAATTCTCAGAGATTGAGAATGCTATTTACAATTTCGATACGTCGGTAGTTAGTTTAGAAGCGTTGCATCAGATTTGCGAATTG AGAGCCACAGAAGAAGAGTTGGCACTAATAAAAGATCACCTGAAAAACAAACCTGAGATACCACTAGACAGACCTGAAGCTTTCCTACAAGATTTATCTGGTATACCCAACTTTGCAGAAAGAATATCCTGCTTTATGTTCCAAGCAGAATTCGAAGATGCAGCTAGCACAACTATGCACAAACTAGATAATTTGAAACATACCTGTGAG TTTCTGATGACTAGTGAGCctttaaagaaattatttgcAATCATCCTAACTCTTGGCAACTACATGAACGGTGGAAATGGTCAGAGAGGGCAAGCTGATGGATTTGGTCTTGAGATTCTATCTAAACTCAAAGATGTGAAG TCGAAGCAATCGAACGTGACGCTCCTCCACTTCATAGTGCGCACGTACATGCGCGCGTGCGGCGGCGCGCTGAGCGAGGGCTGCGCGCTGCCCGTGCCCGAGcccggtgacgtcacgcgcgccGCCACGCTCGACTTCGCTGATGTCGCCGACAACCTTAATGCGCTTAGGAAGCAGTTGGATG gATGCAAAGATAAAATGAAGAAAGTGATAGACACCGACGTTCGTAACCTTAACGAGGACTCTCCTAATGACGAGGCGAAGAAACGTCTGGAGGTGTTCCAAGACAAGATGACCACATTCCTGAACGCTGCCGAAGAGAAACTAAAGACTGAAAACGAAAACTTAGACGAATGCCGCGCGAAATTCATTGCGACTGTTAAGTTTTATCAGTACACTCCTAAACGTGGAAAACTGGAAGACTGCGAACCGAAAGAATTTTTCTCACTGTGGACCTCATTTTGTAGCGATTTCAAAGATATTTATAAGAAAGAAGAACAAATTGCAATTAAAGAAAA GTTAAAAGAAGCCAAAAAACTTCAAGAAGAAAGGAAACCTATGACCCAGCCTAAGAAGGAAGGTGGCTTGAAGGCGCGCTTACAGAAGCTGTCCAGAAAATAA
- the LOC124629579 gene encoding uncharacterized protein LOC124629579, whose product MPEPWNSSTLLPPPVNMFLCASKFDVSALKHVFNNITKVLSKQSPLHQESAICSRFLYKYDKKFRNDIGYRNLRKVNTALKKYLALNLLKDVENFSVSIPTEKDDDLYLPTRQMLQYVILRVMAFAKIMLRICVCSKQAAVFYLDRIKRGESHWMSVLPYALLCRLWSMSMVLLQHSASWYPNLYHYLNKLELKGLNFLPDNYELPKDFEEWLDLKHVDEIGRFDWAQKKHIEIDNTLIDGDDNDLIDNIMGYINQFDEDNMDIDEKTEETKPLLQDIKPVLQEIRPVLPVTKIDHGVALSRESFKLLLNSNNSTAPEKSTPPVVKEQQIHSHEKITNTMSLKKFIDTEEKLRNESDSKSLTGHLSLMQWHALKNALTKLCDTVPNRKIDKKFQKIWKQKCLDYI is encoded by the exons ATGCCGGAACCATGGAACAGTTCAACTCTATTACCACCACCAGTAAATATGTTTCTGTGTGCATCCAAATTTG ATGTCTCAGCCTTAAAACACGTATTCAATAACATCACAAAGGTGCTATCGAAGCAGTCGCCACTGCACCAAGAAAGTGCTATTTGCTCAAGATTTTTGTACAAATATGATAAGAAATTTCGCAATGATATAGGTTACCGGAATTTGAGGAAAGTAAACACAGCTCTCAAGAAGTATTTGGCACTAAATCTATTGAAGGATGTAGAAAACTTTTCAGTATCTATACCAACAGAGAAAGATGATGATCTGTATTTGCCTACAAGACAGATGCTACAATATGTTATACTAAGAGTAATGGcatttgcaaaaataatgttGAGGATTTGTGTTTGTTCTAAACAAGCTGCAGTGTTCTATTTGGACAGGATAAAGAGGGgtgagagtcactggatgagcgTGTTGCCATACGCACTCTTGTGTAGACTGTGGTCAATGAGTATGGTACTCCTGCAACATTCAGCATCCTGGTACCCCAACCTGTAtcactatttaaataaactagaGTTAAAAGGGTTGAATTTTCTACCAGACAACTATGAATTACCAAAAGACTTTGAAGAATGGTTGGACTTGAAACATGTTGACGAGATTGGTAGATTTGATTGGGCACAAAAGAAACACATTGAGATTGATAACACCTTAATTGATGGGGATGACAATGACCTGATAGATAATATAATGGGCTATATAAATCAATTTGATGAAGATAATATGGACATTGATGAGAAAACAGAGGAAACTAAACCATTGCTGCAAGATATCAAACCTGTGTTGCAGGAAATTCGACCAGTGTTACCTGTGACAAAAATAGACCATGGTGTTGCATTGTCAAGAGAAAGTTTCAAATTACTTCTTAACTCCAATAACAGTACTGCACCTGAGAAAAGCACACCTCCTGTTGTGAAAGAACAACAGATACATTCTCATGAAAAAATAACGAATACTATGTCTCTAAAGAAATTTATTGACACAGAAGAAAAGTTAAGAAATGAATCAGATAGCAAATCACTGACTGGCCACTTGAGCCTCATGCAATGGCATGCTCTCAAGAATGCTTTGACCAAACTATGTGACACAGTTCCCAACAGGAAAATAGACAAAAAATTCCAAAAGATAtggaaacaaaaatgtttagattatatataa
- the LOC124629580 gene encoding RNA polymerase II transcriptional coactivator, whose product MPKHKKQASSSSSDSDDGPVDRNPPAEKKAKMGSRTNDKEPTWVLEGKKLVKIREFKGKVYIDIREFYEKNGELLPGKKGISMTPEQWRKLLSLGDEVNETLRTSC is encoded by the exons ATGCCCAAACATAAGAAGCAAGCGAGCTCCAGCAGTTCCGACAGCGATGATGGGCCAGTGGAT AGAAACCCACCTGCAGAAAAGAAAGCCAAAATGGGTAGCAGGACTAATGATAAAGAACCTACCTGGGTTTTAGAAGGGAAGAAATTAGTTAAGATCAGGGAGTTCAAAGGCAAGGTATACATAGACATAAGAGAATTCTATGAGAAGAATGGTGAACTGTTACCAGGAAAGAAGGGTATAAGTATGACACCGGAACAGTGGAGAAAACTGTTGTCACTGGGTGATGAAGTAAATGAAACACTAAGAACCTCATGCTGA